A genomic segment from Vicia villosa cultivar HV-30 ecotype Madison, WI unplaced genomic scaffold, Vvil1.0 ctg.000113F_1_1, whole genome shotgun sequence encodes:
- the LOC131624269 gene encoding uncharacterized protein LOC131624269 yields MSEEFPVPLSSKLKEDEKFCFRPAIAQRIRLRIHHRGKLVHSPVKWYLDGIVTELNWAWDVDYISYIELEKLIHEVGYNSLKCIWYVNPRFSFARGLTAIENDRDVLRFIKDVEGFDVVNVYVEHAIDIPEIVDEGVEMDVDGTNVTVEGEKNGVGVENTEGATNDEDNADGEGDVEVEANVDGEGDNMNDAENNMDGSTDDDDDFAPDTDEESIEVDWTTVLPTDTSSMPTENVVDEDSDQLYTPPGSEDEEEYEHFPNFQSCGDKRFKLGLVFNNKDIIKDAVKEYAMVNNKNVYFKKNDAKRMVVNCEEGCNYHLRFSKRAGNQFWQITSLYEEHACARTAYNRQSKTGWLAKQIVHILRHTPNMKPAGLIAISIERWGVKLSTD; encoded by the exons ATGTCAGAAGAGTTCCCAGTTCCACTTTCATCAAAGTTGAAAGAAGATGAAAAGTTTTGCTTCAG GCCAGCTATTGCCCAAAGAATTAGGCTAAGGATTCACCATCGTGGTAAACTTGTGCACAGTCCTGTTAAATGGTACCTAGATGGGATAGTTACAGAATTGAATTGGGCATGGGATGTTGATTATATATCCTACATAGAACTAGAGAAATTGATTCATGAGGTGGGATATAACAGTTTGAAGTGTATTTGGTATGTGAACCCTAGGTTTAGTTTTGCTAGGGGTCTGACAGCTATAGAAAATGACAGGGATGTACTAAGGTTTATCAAGGATGTTGAGGGATTTGATGTTGTGAATGTATATGTCGAGCATGCCATTGATATTCCTGAAATAGTTGATGAGGGTGTAGAAATGGATGTGGATGGTACCAATGTAACTGTTGAGGGTGAGAAAAATGGTGTAGGAGTGGAAAATACTGAAGGTGCTACAAATGATGAG GACAATGCTGATGGTGAGGGTGATGTTGAAGTAGAGGCAAATGTTGATGGTGAGGGTGATAACATGAATGATGCTGAAAACAATATGGATGGTAGtacagatgatgatgatgactttGCACCTGATACTGATGAAGAGTCTATAGAAGTGGATTGGACTACAGTGTTACCTACAGATACATCATCAATGCCAACTGAGAATGTTGTGGATGAGGACTCAGATCAGCTATACACTCCACCTGgtagtgaagatgaagaagagtaTGAACATTTTCCAAATTTTCAAAGTTGTGGAGATAAAAGGTTCAAGTTAGGGCTGGTGTttaacaacaaggatatcattaaGGATGCTGTCAAGGAGTATGCAATGGTTAACAATAAAAATGTGTACTTCaaaaaaaatgatgcaaaaaGGATGGTGGTCAATTGTGAAGAAGGCTGCAATTATCATTTGAGGTTTAGTAAGAGGGCTGGAAATCAGTTTTGGCAAATCACCTCCTTATATGAAGAACATGCTTGTGCTAGGACTGCCTATAATAGGCAATCAAAGACTGGATGGTTGGCAAAGCAGATTGTCCACATTCTTAGACATACTCCTAATATGAAACCAGCTGGGTTGATAGCTATATCAATTGAAAGATGGGGTGTGAAGCTGTCAACAGACTAG
- the LOC131624270 gene encoding uncharacterized protein LOC131624270: protein MASSIGATRSCQFRSQCRCGLEAPLMTSWTDSNPGKHFFGCGMYKVQGHKRCSHFVWYDDELSSRAKKIIYSLQKKLEHERARLDEANTKVAEVKTKLNAMNLLMKFSVSMTLVMAVGLVMLNVMK from the exons ATGGCGAGTAGTATCGGGGCTACACGTTCATGTCAGTTTCGAAGCCAGTGTAGGTGTGGGCTTGAAGCTCCATTGATGACCTCATGGACTGATTCGAACCCAGGCAAACATTTTTTTGGGTGTGGGATGTACAAG GTACAGGGCCATAAAAGGTGTAGCCACTTTGTTTGGTACGACGATGAACTCTCATCAAGGGCCAAGAAAATTATTTACTCCCTGCAGAAAAAATTGGAGCATGAAAGGGCTAGATTGGATGAAGCTAATACAAAAGTAGCAGAAGTGAAGACGAAGTTGAATGCAATGAACTTATTGATGAAATTCTCAGTTTCCATGACATTAGTTATGGCAGTAGGACTTGTGATGCTTAATGTAATGAAGTAG